From Acinetobacter sp. ASP199, the proteins below share one genomic window:
- the secY gene encoding preprotein translocase subunit SecY produces MKGQPFHVKYREIIRRMMFLIGALLVFRLGAHIPVPGINNAALENLFNANQGTILGLFNMFSGGALERMSILALGIMPYISASIIVQLMSTVVPQLEALKKEGEQGKRKINQYTRQGTLFLAFVQAVGMCAGLISQGITLTSGLAFYVPAVTSLVAGTMFLMWLGEQITERGVGNGISMIIFAGIVAGLPTLVMQSLTSVDNGQSSLMGLAIFALLSIAVLAAIVFIEKAQRRIPVNYAQKQQGRRVFTAQQTHLPLKINMAGVIPAIFASSLLLFPASLGQWVGSADPDAGIIKRSLQDLALVLSPGQPLYLVLFGALIIFFCYFYTALVFSPKEVSENLKRSGAYVPGIRPGEQTARYLDHILGRLTFIGAMYITVICLMPMVLQSSFGIPFTLGGTSLLIVVVVVMDFMAQLQAHLTSHQYDNQTLMRKTTAHPKG; encoded by the coding sequence ATGAAAGGCCAACCATTTCATGTGAAATACCGTGAAATTATTCGTCGAATGATGTTTCTCATTGGTGCGTTGTTGGTGTTTCGACTGGGAGCACATATTCCAGTACCGGGCATTAACAATGCCGCGCTGGAGAATCTGTTTAATGCAAACCAAGGTACGATCCTTGGTTTGTTTAACATGTTCTCTGGTGGTGCATTGGAGCGAATGTCTATCCTTGCTCTTGGGATCATGCCATACATCTCTGCATCGATTATCGTGCAGCTGATGTCAACAGTCGTTCCACAGCTCGAAGCTTTGAAAAAAGAAGGCGAGCAAGGCAAACGTAAAATAAATCAATACACACGACAGGGCACACTGTTCCTTGCATTTGTGCAAGCGGTCGGTATGTGCGCGGGCTTGATCAGCCAGGGAATTACCCTGACCTCTGGTCTGGCTTTTTATGTTCCTGCGGTAACCTCACTGGTTGCGGGGACCATGTTCCTGATGTGGTTGGGTGAACAGATTACCGAGCGTGGGGTGGGGAATGGTATTTCCATGATCATCTTCGCAGGTATTGTTGCAGGTCTGCCTACTTTAGTAATGCAGTCTCTGACTTCTGTCGATAATGGTCAGTCCAGCTTAATGGGTCTGGCAATATTTGCATTGTTATCCATCGCCGTGCTTGCAGCTATTGTGTTTATCGAGAAGGCGCAACGTCGTATTCCGGTGAACTATGCTCAGAAGCAGCAGGGTCGTCGCGTATTTACTGCACAGCAGACACATTTGCCATTAAAAATTAATATGGCAGGTGTGATTCCTGCAATTTTTGCCAGTTCATTGCTTTTGTTCCCTGCGAGCTTGGGTCAGTGGGTAGGCAGTGCAGATCCTGATGCAGGAATTATCAAGCGTAGTCTACAAGATTTGGCATTGGTGTTGTCGCCTGGTCAGCCGTTGTATTTGGTGCTCTTTGGTGCGTTAATTATCTTTTTCTGTTATTTCTATACAGCACTAGTATTTAGTCCTAAAGAAGTATCAGAGAACTTGAAACGCAGCGGAGCTTACGTGCCTGGTATTCGTCCAGGTGAGCAAACTGCTCGTTACTTAGATCATATTCTCGGTCGTTTGACATTTATTGGCGCGATGTATATCACGGTCATCTGTTTGATGCCGATGGTATTGCAAAGTTCATTTGGTATCCCATTCACTTTAGGTGGTACTTCTTTGCTCATTGTTGTGGTTGTAGTGATGGACTTTATGGCTCAGCTGCAAGCACATCTCACTTCGCACCAATATGATAATCAAACGTTAATGAGAAAAACGACTGCTCATCCTAAGGGATAA
- the rplO gene encoding 50S ribosomal protein L15, translated as MTLRLNTIAPAEGAKRDNLRLGRGIGSGVGKTGGRGVKGQNSRKSGGTRPGFEGGQTALYRRLPKFGFTSQQALKTAEVRLSELAKVEGDIVSLETLKAANVVRKDMTRARIVLSGEITRAFTVQGVVLTKGAKAAVEAAGGKVEE; from the coding sequence ATGACTCTGCGTTTAAATACAATTGCACCTGCAGAAGGTGCTAAGCGTGACAACCTTCGTCTAGGCCGTGGTATCGGTTCTGGCGTTGGTAAGACTGGTGGCCGTGGTGTCAAAGGTCAAAACTCACGTAAGAGCGGTGGTACACGTCCAGGCTTCGAAGGCGGTCAAACAGCGTTATATCGTCGTTTACCTAAATTCGGTTTCACTAGCCAACAGGCTTTGAAAACTGCTGAAGTACGTTTATCTGAGCTTGCTAAAGTTGAAGGCGACATCGTGTCTCTAGAAACTTTAAAAGCTGCGAACGTTGTACGTAAAGATATGACTCGTGCACGTATCGTACTTTCTGGTGAAATTACTCGCGCATTCACTGTTCAAGGTGTTGTGTTGACTAAAGGCGCTAAAGCTGCTGTTGAAGCGGCTGGCGGTAAAGTCGAGGAGTAA
- the rpmD gene encoding 50S ribosomal protein L30: MKTIKVTQTKSASHRLKNHKLSLKGLGLRRIGHTVEVLDTPSNRGMINQVYYMVSVEE; the protein is encoded by the coding sequence ATGAAAACGATTAAAGTTACCCAGACTAAATCTGCATCGCACCGCTTGAAAAATCACAAGCTTAGCCTTAAGGGTTTAGGTCTGCGTCGTATTGGTCATACTGTAGAGGTGTTAGACACACCTTCTAACCGTGGTATGATCAACCAAGTCTACTATATGGTTAGTGTAGAGGAATAA
- the rpsE gene encoding 30S ribosomal protein S5: protein MAKVEQNEGLVEKLVAVDRVAKVVKGGRIFSFTALTVVGDGNGRVGFGRGKAREVPAAISKALEAARRNMITVDLVNGTVQHPINARHGASRVYMQPASEGTGVIAGGAMRAVLEAVGVRNVLTKCYGSTNAANVVNATFNGLRDMTSPEKVAAKRGLTVEQIQG, encoded by the coding sequence ATGGCTAAAGTTGAACAAAACGAAGGTCTTGTTGAAAAGCTGGTTGCCGTTGATCGTGTAGCCAAAGTTGTTAAGGGTGGTCGTATCTTCTCTTTCACAGCATTAACTGTTGTGGGTGATGGTAATGGTCGCGTAGGTTTTGGTCGTGGTAAAGCACGTGAAGTTCCAGCTGCTATCTCTAAAGCGCTTGAAGCTGCTCGTCGCAACATGATTACTGTTGACTTGGTTAACGGTACTGTACAGCACCCGATCAATGCTCGTCACGGCGCAAGCCGCGTTTACATGCAGCCTGCTTCTGAAGGTACTGGTGTAATTGCTGGTGGCGCAATGCGTGCAGTTTTAGAAGCTGTGGGCGTACGTAACGTATTGACTAAATGTTATGGTTCAACAAATGCTGCTAACGTAGTAAACGCGACTTTCAATGGTCTGCGTGACATGACTTCTCCTGAGAAAGTCGCTGCGAAACGTGGTCTTACTGTTGAACAAATTCAAGGGTAA
- the rplR gene encoding 50S ribosomal protein L18 produces MNEKKQSRLRRAKSTRLHIRALGATRLCVNRTPRHIYAQVISADGGKVLAQASTLDATLRAGTTGNVEAAQKVGALIAERAKAAGVTKVAFDRSGFKYHGRIKALADAARENGLEF; encoded by the coding sequence ATGAACGAAAAGAAACAATCCCGTTTGCGTCGTGCGAAAAGCACACGCTTGCACATCCGTGCATTGGGTGCGACTCGTTTGTGTGTAAACCGCACTCCGCGTCACATCTATGCTCAAGTTATCTCAGCAGATGGTGGCAAAGTATTAGCGCAAGCTTCTACTCTAGACGCTACTCTACGTGCTGGTACAACTGGTAATGTTGAAGCAGCTCAAAAAGTAGGTGCTTTAATCGCAGAACGCGCTAAAGCAGCTGGTGTAACTAAAGTTGCGTTTGACCGTTCTGGTTTCAAATATCATGGTCGTATCAAAGCCTTGGCTGATGCTGCTCGTGAAAACGGCTTGGAGTTCTAA
- the rplF gene encoding 50S ribosomal protein L6, whose amino-acid sequence MSRVAKAPVTVPNGVTVTQNGRQVEVKGTKGTLSFNLHALVELKQEDGTLVIAPKAESKDAWMQAGTARAVLNNLVKGVSEGFERKLQLIGVGYKAAVKGNVVNLNLGFSHPIDYNLPEGVTAETPTATEIVLKSADKAKLGQVAAEIRGYRPPEPYKGKGVRYSDEVVLRKEAKKK is encoded by the coding sequence ATGTCTCGTGTGGCTAAAGCCCCAGTAACTGTACCTAACGGTGTAACAGTTACTCAGAACGGCCGGCAGGTCGAAGTGAAAGGCACTAAAGGTACATTGTCTTTCAACCTGCATGCGCTGGTCGAGCTAAAACAGGAAGACGGTACTCTAGTTATTGCTCCTAAAGCTGAATCTAAAGACGCTTGGATGCAAGCTGGTACTGCTCGCGCTGTGCTTAACAACCTTGTTAAAGGTGTTAGCGAAGGTTTCGAACGTAAGTTACAACTTATCGGTGTTGGTTATAAAGCTGCGGTTAAAGGTAACGTTGTTAACCTTAACCTTGGTTTCTCTCACCCGATCGACTACAACCTTCCTGAAGGTGTAACTGCAGAAACTCCTACAGCGACTGAAATCGTGCTTAAATCTGCTGACAAAGCGAAATTAGGCCAAGTTGCTGCAGAAATCCGTGGTTACCGTCCACCAGAGCCGTATAAAGGTAAAGGTGTTCGTTATTCTGACGAAGTTGTACTTCGTAAAGAAGCTAAGAAGAAATAA
- the rpsH gene encoding 30S ribosomal protein S8 produces MSMQDTVADMLTRVRNAQMAKKQTVSMPNSKLKVAIANVLQQEGYISNVEVADVEGKATLTITLKYFEGKPVIETVKRVSRPGLRQYRGKDALPSVKQGLGIAIVSTSKGIMTDRAARAAGVGGEVIAFVS; encoded by the coding sequence ATGAGTATGCAAGATACCGTTGCCGACATGCTAACACGTGTTCGTAACGCGCAAATGGCGAAGAAACAAACTGTTTCTATGCCTAATTCTAAGTTGAAGGTTGCTATTGCAAACGTTCTTCAACAAGAAGGTTACATTTCAAACGTAGAAGTTGCTGATGTTGAAGGCAAAGCAACTTTAACTATTACGTTAAAATATTTTGAAGGCAAACCAGTTATCGAAACTGTGAAACGCGTAAGCCGTCCAGGTCTACGTCAGTATCGCGGTAAAGATGCACTTCCAAGCGTTAAGCAAGGTTTAGGTATTGCAATTGTTTCTACAAGCAAAGGCATCATGACTGATCGCGCAGCACGTGCTGCAGGCGTTGGTGGTGAAGTTATTGCTTTTGTTTCTTAA
- the rpsN gene encoding 30S ribosomal protein S14, with the protein MAKKGMINRELKREATVAKYAAKRAELKAVIANVNASDEERFEAMMKLQALPRNASPVRLRNRCGLTGRPHGYFRKFGLSRNKLRETVMQGDVPGVVKASW; encoded by the coding sequence ATGGCTAAGAAAGGTATGATTAATCGCGAATTGAAACGCGAAGCTACTGTTGCTAAATACGCTGCAAAACGTGCTGAATTAAAAGCTGTTATTGCTAACGTAAATGCATCAGACGAAGAACGTTTCGAAGCGATGATGAAATTACAAGCATTACCACGTAATGCATCTCCAGTACGTCTACGTAACCGTTGTGGTTTAACTGGTCGTCCTCATGGTTACTTCCGTAAGTTCGGTCTAAGCCGTAACAAATTACGTGAAACAGTAATGCAAGGTGATGTACCTGGCGTTGTTAAGGCAAGCTGGTAA
- the rplE gene encoding 50S ribosomal protein L5 has protein sequence MARLKARYNDELKAQLQEQLGVKNVMEIPRITKITINMGVGAAAADKKLLDGALSDMQAIAGQKPVLTLARKSIAGFKIRDGWPIGCKVTLRGERMYEFLDRLISIAIPRIRDFRGFSAKSFDGRGNYSMGLKEQIMFPEIDFDKIDRIRGMDITITTTARTDDEGRALMRAFGFPFK, from the coding sequence ATGGCCAGACTTAAAGCACGTTACAACGACGAACTTAAAGCTCAATTACAAGAACAATTGGGTGTTAAGAATGTGATGGAGATCCCTCGCATCACTAAAATCACTATCAACATGGGTGTTGGTGCAGCTGCTGCTGACAAGAAACTCCTTGATGGTGCTCTTTCTGATATGCAAGCTATCGCTGGTCAAAAACCAGTACTTACGTTAGCTCGTAAATCTATCGCTGGTTTCAAAATCCGTGATGGTTGGCCGATTGGTTGTAAAGTTACTTTACGCGGCGAACGTATGTACGAATTCTTAGACCGTTTGATCTCTATTGCGATTCCTCGTATCCGTGACTTCCGTGGTTTCTCAGCGAAATCATTTGATGGTCGTGGTAACTACTCAATGGGTCTTAAAGAACAGATCATGTTCCCTGAGATCGATTTTGACAAGATTGACCGTATTCGTGGTATGGACATTACCATCACTACGACTGCTCGCACCGATGACGAAGGCCGTGCGCTTATGCGTGCATTCGGCTTCCCGTTCAAATAA
- the rplX gene encoding 50S ribosomal protein L24 encodes MAKIKKGDQVIVIAGKEKGKQGTVLSVSNDQVKVEGLNLVKKHQKPNRATGAEGGIVTQEASLHISNVALFNATTQKADRVGYQVIDGVKTRVYKSNGESVAVAK; translated from the coding sequence ATGGCTAAGATTAAAAAAGGCGATCAAGTAATCGTGATCGCAGGTAAAGAAAAAGGCAAACAGGGTACTGTTCTGTCTGTTTCAAATGACCAAGTGAAGGTAGAAGGTCTTAACCTAGTTAAGAAACATCAGAAGCCTAACCGAGCTACTGGCGCTGAAGGCGGCATCGTAACTCAAGAAGCTTCTCTTCACATCTCAAACGTGGCACTTTTTAATGCTACAACCCAAAAGGCTGACCGTGTTGGTTACCAAGTGATTGACGGCGTGAAAACTCGCGTTTACAAATCAAATGGTGAATCAGTGGCGGTAGCGAAGTAA
- the rplN gene encoding 50S ribosomal protein L14, protein MIQTETMLDVADNSGARRVQCIKVLGGSHRRYASVGDIIKVTVKEAIPRARVKKGDVMNAVVVRTKFGIRRPDGSVIRFDDNAAVILNNNKAPIATRIFGPVTRELRTEQFMKIISLAPEVL, encoded by the coding sequence ATGATTCAGACCGAAACTATGCTCGACGTAGCAGACAACAGTGGTGCTCGCCGCGTACAATGTATTAAAGTACTTGGTGGTTCACATCGTCGTTATGCTTCTGTTGGCGACATTATTAAAGTTACTGTAAAAGAAGCAATTCCACGCGCACGTGTTAAAAAAGGTGACGTGATGAATGCAGTTGTAGTTCGTACTAAATTCGGCATCCGTCGTCCAGATGGTTCAGTGATTCGTTTCGACGATAACGCTGCTGTTATTTTGAACAACAACAAAGCGCCGATTGCAACTCGTATTTTCGGACCAGTGACTCGTGAACTTCGTACTGAACAGTTCATGAAAATTATTTCATTGGCTCCTGAAGTTCTATAA
- the rpsQ gene encoding 30S ribosomal protein S17, with the protein MSEQTVRTLTGKVVSDKMDKSIVVLIERRVQHPLYGKSIRRSTKLHAHDENNTAKTGDLVTIKECRPMSKTKSWTLVEVIEAAAE; encoded by the coding sequence ATGAGTGAACAAACAGTCCGCACGTTAACAGGCAAAGTAGTAAGCGACAAAATGGACAAGTCTATTGTTGTGCTTATTGAACGTCGTGTTCAACACCCGTTGTATGGCAAATCAATCCGCCGTTCAACAAAATTACATGCTCACGATGAGAACAATACCGCTAAAACTGGCGATCTTGTAACCATCAAAGAATGCCGCCCAATGTCTAAAACTAAGTCATGGACTTTAGTTGAAGTTATTGAAGCAGCAGCTGAGTAA
- the rpmC gene encoding 50S ribosomal protein L29, whose translation MKTKDLREKSVEELTALLDEQQLNQFRLRMAKATGQLGKSHEVQLTRKTIARIKTLLTEKQGNGQ comes from the coding sequence ATGAAAACTAAAGATCTACGTGAAAAGTCGGTAGAAGAGTTGACAGCTTTGCTTGATGAGCAACAGCTTAACCAATTCCGTCTTCGTATGGCGAAAGCAACTGGTCAATTGGGTAAATCGCACGAAGTGCAATTAACTCGTAAGACGATTGCTCGTATCAAGACCCTCCTTACCGAAAAACAGGGGAACGGACAATGA
- the rplP gene encoding 50S ribosomal protein L16 has product MLQPKRMKFRKVQKGRNTGLAHRGSSVSFGTIALKSIERGQMTARQIEAARRTISRRIKRGGKIFIRVFPDKPITSKPLEVRMGKGKGSVEYWVCQIKPGKVLYEIDGVNEELAREAFTLAAAKLPFKTTIVTRTVM; this is encoded by the coding sequence ATGTTGCAACCTAAACGTATGAAATTCCGTAAGGTGCAAAAAGGCCGTAACACTGGTCTTGCACACCGCGGTAGTTCAGTATCTTTCGGTACAATCGCTCTTAAATCAATTGAACGTGGTCAAATGACTGCGCGTCAAATTGAAGCAGCGCGTCGTACTATCAGCCGTCGTATTAAACGTGGTGGTAAGATCTTTATCCGTGTCTTCCCAGACAAGCCTATTACTTCTAAACCTCTTGAAGTTCGTATGGGTAAAGGTAAAGGTTCTGTGGAATACTGGGTTTGCCAAATCAAACCAGGTAAAGTCTTGTACGAAATTGATGGTGTTAACGAAGAGTTAGCTCGCGAAGCATTTACGCTTGCAGCTGCTAAACTTCCGTTTAAAACCACTATCGTGACTCGGACGGTAATGTAA
- the rplV gene encoding 50S ribosomal protein L22 translates to MEVTAKLRGAAISAQKARLVADLIRGKSVAHALNILNFSNKKAAVLVKKALESAIANAEHNNSLDVDDLKVSTIYVDEGMSLKRIMPRAKGRADRITKRTCHITVKVGV, encoded by the coding sequence ATGGAAGTAACTGCTAAATTACGCGGTGCCGCTATCTCGGCACAAAAAGCTCGTTTGGTTGCAGATCTTATCCGCGGCAAATCTGTTGCGCACGCACTTAACATTTTGAACTTCAGCAACAAAAAAGCTGCAGTCCTAGTTAAGAAAGCGTTAGAGTCTGCAATTGCAAACGCTGAACACAATAACAGTTTAGATGTAGACGACCTTAAAGTTTCTACGATCTACGTTGATGAAGGCATGAGCCTGAAACGTATTATGCCACGTGCTAAAGGCCGTGCAGATCGTATTACTAAGCGTACTTGTCACATTACCGTTAAGGTAGGGGTTTGA
- the rpsS gene encoding 30S ribosomal protein S19, with product MPRSLKKGPFVDAHLFAKVEAAIAANNRKPIKTWSRRSMILPDFVGLTISVHNGRNHVPVIISEHMVGHKLGEFAPTRTYRGHGVDKKSKR from the coding sequence ATGCCTCGTTCTCTGAAAAAAGGCCCATTCGTCGATGCGCACTTGTTCGCTAAGGTTGAAGCGGCTATCGCGGCTAATAACCGTAAGCCGATCAAAACTTGGTCGCGTCGTTCGATGATCCTCCCGGATTTTGTTGGTTTAACAATTTCTGTACACAATGGCCGTAACCATGTTCCAGTGATCATCTCTGAACATATGGTTGGACACAAGCTTGGTGAATTTGCACCAACTCGTACCTACCGTGGTCACGGTGTTGACAAGAAATCTAAACGTTAA
- the rplB gene encoding 50S ribosomal protein L2 translates to MPIQKCKPTSPGRRFVEKVVHDHLHKGAPYAPLVEAKKRTGGRNNNGHITTRHVGGGHKQHYRIVDFKRNKDGIPAVVERIEYDPNRSAHIALLKYADGERRYIIAPKGLRAGDSVQSGNDAPIRPGNCLPLRNMPIGSTLHNIELKIGKGAQLVRSAGTSAQLLGRDGSYAIIRLRSGEMRKVHVECRAVLGEVSNSESNLRSLGKAGAARWRGVRPTVRGMAMNPVDHPHGGGEGRSKGIQPVSPWGQKAKGYKTRTNKRTTKMIIRDRRVK, encoded by the coding sequence ATGCCTATTCAAAAATGTAAGCCAACGTCTCCAGGACGTCGCTTTGTAGAGAAAGTGGTTCATGATCACCTTCACAAAGGCGCGCCTTATGCTCCACTAGTTGAAGCTAAAAAACGTACTGGCGGCCGTAATAATAACGGTCACATTACGACTCGTCACGTTGGTGGCGGTCACAAGCAACACTACCGTATCGTAGACTTCAAACGTAACAAAGACGGCATCCCAGCTGTAGTTGAGCGTATCGAATACGATCCAAACCGTTCTGCGCACATTGCGTTGTTGAAGTATGCTGACGGTGAACGTCGCTACATCATCGCGCCTAAAGGTTTACGCGCTGGTGATTCAGTACAATCTGGTAACGATGCTCCAATTCGTCCAGGTAACTGCTTACCACTTCGTAACATGCCTATCGGTTCTACTCTTCACAACATCGAGCTTAAAATCGGTAAAGGCGCACAGTTAGTACGTTCTGCTGGTACTTCTGCTCAATTGTTGGGTCGTGACGGTTCATACGCTATCATCCGTCTTCGTTCAGGTGAGATGCGTAAAGTACACGTTGAATGTCGCGCTGTGTTAGGTGAAGTATCTAACTCAGAAAGCAACCTTCGTTCATTGGGTAAAGCTGGTGCAGCGCGCTGGCGTGGCGTTCGTCCTACCGTTCGTGGTATGGCGATGAACCCGGTAGATCACCCGCACGGTGGTGGTGAAGGTCGTAGCAAAGGTATTCAACCTGTAAGCCCATGGGGTCAAAAAGCTAAAGGGTACAAGACACGTACCAATAAGCGTACGACTAAGATGATTATTCGCGACCGTCGCGTTAAGTAA
- the rplW gene encoding 50S ribosomal protein L23 — MNNERLYQVLQGPVFSEKAQVLGETAGVQVFKVATDATKLEIKKAVEQLFGVQVVKVNTTITKGKTKRFGKTIGRRSDVKKAYVTLKAGQDVEMADLGDAAESAAE; from the coding sequence ATGAACAACGAACGTTTATATCAAGTCCTGCAAGGACCTGTTTTCTCAGAAAAAGCACAAGTTTTAGGCGAAACTGCTGGTGTTCAAGTTTTTAAAGTTGCTACTGATGCAACTAAACTTGAAATCAAAAAAGCAGTTGAGCAATTGTTTGGTGTTCAAGTTGTTAAAGTTAACACTACGATCACTAAAGGTAAAACTAAACGCTTTGGTAAAACTATCGGACGTCGTTCTGATGTTAAAAAAGCATACGTCACCCTGAAAGCTGGCCAAGATGTAGAAATGGCTGACTTGGGCGATGCCGCTGAAAGCGCAGCGGAATAA
- the rplD gene encoding 50S ribosomal protein L4, translating into MNLNTVSGSAVELSEVAFGREFNEALVHQVVTAYLAGGRQGSKAQKSRADVSGGGKKPFRQKGTGRARAGSIRSPIWVGGGKTFAARPQDWSQKVNRKMYRGAMQCILAELVRQDRLVLVEEFAVAAPKTKELLAKLNDLNATRALIVTDAVDENLYLAARNLPHVDVVDATAIDPVSLIAFDKVVMSVAAAKKIEVELG; encoded by the coding sequence GTGAATTTAAATACTGTTTCCGGCTCTGCTGTTGAATTGTCAGAAGTTGCGTTCGGTCGTGAATTTAATGAAGCTCTTGTGCACCAAGTTGTTACAGCTTACTTAGCTGGTGGTCGTCAAGGTTCTAAAGCTCAAAAATCACGTGCAGACGTTTCTGGCGGTGGTAAAAAACCATTCCGTCAAAAAGGTACTGGCCGCGCTCGTGCTGGTTCTATTCGTAGCCCAATCTGGGTTGGCGGTGGTAAAACTTTTGCTGCTCGTCCACAAGACTGGTCTCAAAAAGTAAACCGTAAAATGTACCGCGGTGCTATGCAATGCATCCTAGCTGAACTTGTTCGTCAAGATCGCTTAGTTCTAGTTGAAGAGTTTGCTGTTGCAGCTCCAAAAACTAAAGAATTGCTTGCAAAACTTAACGACTTGAATGCTACTCGTGCATTGATCGTTACTGATGCTGTTGATGAGAACTTGTATCTAGCTGCTCGTAACCTTCCACACGTAGATGTGGTTGATGCGACTGCAATCGATCCTGTTAGCTTGATCGCGTTCGATAAAGTTGTTATGTCTGTAGCTGCTGCTAAGAAAATTGAGGTAGAACTCGGATGA
- the rplC gene encoding 50S ribosomal protein L3, protein MAIGLVGRKCGMTRIFTDAGVSVPVTVIEVDPNRITQIKTLETDGYQAIQITTGERRESRVTNAQKGHFAKAGVAAGRLVQEFRVSEAELEGREVGGTLTVELFQVGQIVDVTGTSKGKGFQGGVKRWNFRTQDATHGNSVSHRVLGSTGQNQTPGRVFKGKKMAGHLGAERVTTQGLEIVAIDTERSVLVVKGAVPGATGGDVTVRPTIKA, encoded by the coding sequence ATGGCTATTGGTTTAGTCGGTCGCAAGTGCGGTATGACACGTATCTTTACAGATGCTGGTGTTTCTGTGCCTGTTACAGTGATTGAGGTTGATCCTAACCGCATCACTCAAATCAAAACGCTTGAAACTGATGGTTATCAAGCGATTCAAATCACTACTGGTGAACGTCGCGAATCTCGCGTAACTAACGCTCAGAAAGGTCACTTCGCTAAAGCGGGTGTTGCTGCTGGTCGTCTGGTTCAAGAATTCCGCGTTTCAGAAGCTGAGCTTGAAGGTCGTGAAGTTGGTGGTACGCTTACTGTTGAGTTGTTCCAAGTAGGTCAAATTGTTGACGTAACTGGTACTTCTAAAGGTAAAGGTTTCCAAGGTGGTGTTAAGCGTTGGAACTTCCGTACTCAAGATGCTACTCACGGTAACTCTGTTTCTCACCGTGTTCTAGGTTCTACAGGTCAAAACCAGACTCCTGGTCGCGTGTTCAAAGGCAAAAAAATGGCTGGCCATTTAGGTGCTGAACGCGTAACTACACAGGGTCTTGAAATCGTTGCTATCGACACTGAACGTTCAGTTCTAGTTGTTAAAGGCGCGGTTCCTGGTGCTACTGGTGGCGACGTAACTGTTCGTCCTACGATCAAGGCCTGA
- the rpsJ gene encoding 30S ribosomal protein S10, protein MSNQRIRIRLKSFDHRLIDQSAQEIVETAKRTGAQVCGPIPMPTRIERFNVLTSPHVNKDARDQYEIRTYKRLIDIVQPTDKTVDALMKLDLAAGVDVQIALG, encoded by the coding sequence ATGTCTAACCAGAGAATTCGTATCCGTCTTAAGTCTTTTGATCACCGTCTAATTGATCAATCAGCTCAAGAAATCGTAGAAACAGCAAAACGTACTGGCGCACAAGTTTGTGGTCCAATTCCAATGCCTACACGCATTGAACGTTTTAACGTTTTAACATCACCACACGTAAACAAAGACGCGCGTGACCAGTACGAAATCCGTACTTACAAGCGTTTGATCGACATCGTTCAACCTACAGACAAAACTGTAGATGCATTGATGAAGTTAGATCTTGCAGCTGGTGTTGATGTTCAGATCGCATTGGGTTAA